In Capsicum annuum cultivar UCD-10X-F1 chromosome 8, UCD10Xv1.1, whole genome shotgun sequence, the genomic window CTACCAGTTTACTAGTGTACTGATAATTAcatttgagataaaatatttaacAACAAACAACATGATAATGGTGCGAATCTCTTATCTCGGGATTAGTATTCCTGCAGATATTATCactagaaagaaagaaaagagtatATTACAGGAAACATGAAGTCAGAAATTCTGATTTTCCACATCACACTGTGCTCCTTTTCTTTTTTGCGCAGACTGTTAAGTATGCTGATGCAACTCATGCAAAATTACATACTCCCATACATAAGGTGCAGTCGTCTACGCCTCGACTTATGTAAAAGTTTCTGTGCCAGTAACAAAACTGAGTTCAAATCAAAGAATTCCATGACCCACACACTCCTCAATGAACTAATTAAGGAAACTTGCCAAGGTCATCATGGTATGTAACGGTGTTTGATGGTGGTAGTGGTTTGCAGAGATGTCCACTTTAATGTTGGAGGTGTTTgaggtggtggtgatggtggtagtAGTTGCTATGGTAATAATTGCAGAGGTGGTTCGTCCGACTGTGACTTAGGATGACTTGCAATTCTGCTAAACTATACTCGTACACTGTTGATCTCGCCTGCCACCAAATCCAACTTGAAAAGGAGAACaggaaagtaagaaaaaatatctTCATATCATCAatgtattctttcttttttttttttttaatcaacagTTTCTATCATTTTGCCAAACACTATCCAAAAGAGTAAGTTAAGCATGCTAATGATGTCTCATATGTGCACTCCGAAGAGTCACACCATGCAAAAATTTGGTATATCCAAGCAAACTGAGTTTCCCATCACTTCTTATCCAATCTCTGAGAATGGAATGAGCAGTTGGTCCTACATTCAACTCCTGCACAGTTACGAACAAAATTCAGAATTTTCTCAAACAAGAATTTGTTGAACTGAGGAATACTAACAGGTATAGTAATAGAAAGATACCCTAGCCAATTCCTCCACTGAAATATGCCGATTTCCCTCTTGCTCAAAATGTTCAAATGCCACTGATGCAATCTGCTCCCAGCCCTCGAGGGCTTCCAATTGATATGTGCTGATTGCAGCCGCACAAAACTCTTCAAAATCCAACCTCCGGTATGACAATGTTGCCATCTGAAAGGTAAAAGGGACAATAAGCTTCACATAATGATAGAAGACGTAAATGGTATGTGTGTATTTCAGCATTGCAAAAGAAAAATCATTCTGAATGGGTTAGAAGACAAAGACATCTAAGGAAGCTAGACTTCAATAATAAAATTGCTGGATCACATGCTACATTATTCGGAGATGAAACCAGGCTACATCAAACTCACATCTACTGCAGAAAATAGTTTAAACTTGACGTTTCACAGATTTTAAAGATCAGATGCATCTTACCGCATTCAGAATATCGGGCACCCTTGACTCCTTAatagcatcagtagcatttcCTAAAAGAGCCTGCAGTTTCAAAGCACTTTGTAACTCTAATTTCACAATGGACAGTCATGGCTAAAGAGAAACTGACATTTCTTCTATCATGTTTGAATAGTTCAGTCTTAAATGTcttattctattaatttatttagaaaCAGATGAACAGAGAAGTACTAACCAATCTGAAGTTTTCAAGAGAGACACGACCATCTTCACTAGGTTCCAGAAGCATAAATTGAGCTCTTAGGTAAACCAGTTCATCTTCCGTCAAAGCTTTAGAAAGAGCCTGAACGCATAAAGCCGCAACAGTATTTCAGAACTTAGCATATTGTTACACTGAAGTATATTCTGATCATACTTTCATCGAAGTAAAATTTGCACATCAGAAGAGCAATCCAACCATGAAGAACAGCACCACAAGAAAGAAATTCATCAAATAAAAGACACTACCATATCATAAATCACTGgaaagattattattattataacagGGTAAACCATGAAACGGATTAAAGGTGAGAAGAAACCGTTTCATCCAAAATCTATAAGCAATAATCAAACATATTGCTAGAACGGAGTCTTCATTTTCTATCAAGTGTTAATGAGAAAAACTCTAAAGCAAAAGCAATGCAAGAGTTGATAGGTAACATATTATATGTTGTCACGAAGACCCACTCATATTATTCACGAGATGCTTAGAACACAGGAATCTACTATACAAGGAGGAAAGTTGGACACACTTGAAGATGAAAGATGTTGAAGTGAATCTAACTGTAGACTTGCGGGTGGAAAGCTATCTTGTTTGAATGAGAGCCAAAAGTAGAACGTGTAGTAATATAAGATAATAACTTGGATAAATAGGGAGAGAGTTTGACCCATCATGCCAACTGTATTATCATATTTTTCAGGATCTGatttgattttacaaatacattatttttattttgaaatttctaattatttattttccattttacaTGTACTACTACTCCTACACAGTTCTTTAAATTTTACCCCTTCCTAGTTCCTTGATTTCTATAACATTTAGTCATCCGTTTGCTCTCCTGGACTACCAAAAGTTTCAGTAATCACAGTAAGTTGACCTTCTAAACCTGACTCCCACAAAACAAAAATCTTCTATATTCGGTCAAAATTATTCTAGCAGTAGTTCCAGATGAATACCTCTATTTTCTTCATTCAAGAATAGAGTTCAATTACAAGATGCGTTTGCAATTAATAGCTGCCATGCTATAACAGTCAAACGAGGGCAAGGAAAAACAGAGAAAAAGAAAACATCATACCTTTAGTGCTGCCCGTTTGAGAGGTGTAGCATCAAGATATGACTTCACCAACTTATAGACCAATATATCCAAAGGAATAGGATGGCTTTCACTGCGCAACCATGGATGCGCTGTAATTGGAaaaaaatggtattattttatattaCAAAGAAACTGTGCGCATGGGCATAACAAATGCCCATGAAAATTTCGATAAAATATGTAGTaggcaaaaataataaaagtaagaaataatAGCACCACTTCCACCGACACCCCCACCACACTTTCAGTTTGGAAACAGCTTAAAACATACAGCAAGCACACCTGAAGAAAAGTTTTTCACCATATATCATCATGACCATCCTATGGAATTGAAATTAAAAGGTACATCATAAATCAGGCATATAGTGTTAGGAGTATAATTTATCTGATCCAATCCCCTATATAGACAATGGTTGCCTCTAAACGCATTGTACAGTGCTAACCATTTGATTCGGTCAAGCTGACCTAAAACCAGGTTGAAACTTTCATGAAGAAAACTAACAAGCTGAGAAGTGATAATGGTTGCCTCTAAACACATTGTGAAGGAGTGATAAACTTACTCAAAGCTTGAGCAGCAGTCATCCTCTTACGATAGTCTTTGTTTAAAAGCCTCTTTACGAAGTCCTTGGCCTCAGGGGTCACAGAAGGCCAAGGTAAGTCTTCAAAGTTAGGGTCAGCTCTCAATACTGCGCGAAAAATCCCAGACTCAGTCCTTGCCCAGAACGGTCTGCTTCCACATAACAAAATGTAGGTAATCACCCCAATACTCCATATATCCGCTTCCAAACTGTAAGACCTGTGGAGAACTTCTGGTGCCACATAGTATGCGCTTCCGACAATATCATTAAGTCTTTCTTCTGCAAAACCCCAAATATAGAGGAggtcaaataaaaataaacttctGGGTTGATCAAAGCATGGGTCCATTGAAAATAATACGGACTATGAAAACTTCTAGATTAACCACATACTAAAAAAAGGGAGTTAAAAGGTCTGTGGGTAACCAACCAATCTATAGTTGAGGCAAAAAGAGTTTCTTTAACTTATAGTGAAAAAAGAACTACTATAGCCGTGGCTCAATGCCAAACTAGTTGCAGTTAGCTGTTTGAATTGCCTCCACAAATGTCAAGTGCTACTGACTTGTGTGATTTCAAAGCCATACTTAACTAGGTAAACTAGTAGAAATCATCAAACATACATAGCATACAGAAGCCTAGTTGACCCACATGACCCAGAGGCAATAATGTGTCCTTTCAATCCTCCAAGCATGTTAAAATTTCAATCATAAATCACACGTAACAACCACTGCTCATTGCAAAAATGGCATCAATAACTTGGAACAGATTCTTTCAACGGAGAAAATGAGTGTTAGTATCACTGCCTGCTTCAGACTGGTGGGTATAGTAGCTTATACAGATTTTAAGAAAGCGTTTTAATAAAGTTACCTGGTCTTATAAAGTCAGAAAGCCCGAAATCAATAAGCTTCATATCAGCATCTTCACTTCGGGAAGTAAAAAGGAAATTCTGTGATGCCAGCAATTGAAAAGGATCTGTTAACTACAATACCACAAGGAAACAGAAAGCAATTACAGTCTTCCTAGAGAACAAAATAACTCCTACAAACCTCGGGCTTTAGATCACGGTGGACCACACCTTGGAGATGGCAAAATGCAACTACATTTAGAATTTGAAGAATAATTAGTTTGGCATCATCCTCTGAGTATTTACCGCCTCTGCATAGAAACATAGAACATTGAAATACAAACTACAAGCACTAAAAGAAGGTTATGTATTTTATGAAGAGCATTCCATTTACCTTGACAATATTCTGTCAAGTAATTCTCCTCCTTCACACAACCTGCATattcaaaaagttaaaaagaCCATAAGGAACAAAGCTATATAGTGGGAGGAGAATATTATCTGCTCATTACTAAATCAAAATGCTGGCAGACCTTGAAAGAATTCCAGATTTGGCATTGGTTACTAAAAAATGATTATGAGAAGTGAAACGAAAAATATTATAACTGCCACAATCAAATGGAAAATAAAGCACATACTCCATTGCTATGTACACATTATTAGTATCCTCACAAGCATCGTAAAATTTCACGAGATGCTTATGGCCTGATAGAGCCTTCAATATCTTCACCTCTCTGCGTACATCTTCAATGGAGATTGCAGTTGTCATCTGGAAATAAATTTGAACAATATTCACTAAGTCAACAATCACTGGGTAACAAGCAGCATTACCCAAAACTGGGTATCAAACAGTAGCGATGTGATGAAACTATTAAACAGAAGTTTTTGTCCATCCCAAAATGCTGGATTGAAGGAATCAGACCTGATAGACTTAGCtcagtcaacaaaagaaaaagacaCTTTTTAACATCTTATTCGCCTATGATTAATCGTGAGATAATTCAATCAAGCATTTTGCCTAAAATGATTTCAAagcaattcaaaacaataaaaatgaatacTCCACTTCGAACTTTACAATAAAGTCTTTCCCACTTGCCATTGTAGCACATACCAACAAAAAAGGAGAACAAGACCAGTTACGTTAAGACAGTAGATAAgaaaaactcaacaacaacatacagtGTTATCCCACAAATGGGGTCTTGGGAGGGTGGTGGTTCCACAAGTGCAATCTGGGGAGGGGAGCGCGTGCGCAGACCTTAACCCTACAAAGTAGAGAGGTTGTATtggaggctgtttccgatagagcCTCGGTACGCAGACCTTAACcctaaaactcaataaatatatacaaatgttGGAGCAGATCTAGGTATAAATACAgcaaaaaaaagtaagaaatatatgCATGTAATCTCAAAAAGAGTTGGAATTGGCTATACGAATCCTTACTGACCATAATATTTTGAGAGTCAAACATCCTTTCTTTGACTAAAGACTTTAAATTGTCAACAGATGTATGAATTACAGTAATCGAGGAAATATAATTTGCGATCTGATGTACAAAAATTTATACTCCCTCTGGCACAATTGACCATTAATATTCGGGGAGTCAATAAACAAACTGCACCGCAGTCCCGAACAA contains:
- the LOC107839328 gene encoding CDPK-related kinase 3 yields the protein MGQCYGKTVPTVRDSDGAVVTAVGNTGEDADQPLPQTPVNNNNNNNNSSNFPSVKNTPARSSANSPWPSPYPHGGAGVTPSPARSTPRRFFKRPFPPPSPAKHIKASLARRFGHAKPPTEGPIPEDVTAETDQSLDKNFGYTKNFGAKFELGKEIGRGHFGHTCHAKGKKGELRDVPVAVKIISKAKMTTAISIEDVRREVKILKALSGHKHLVKFYDACEDTNNVYIAMELCEGGELLDRILSRGGKYSEDDAKLIILQILNVVAFCHLQGVVHRDLKPENFLFTSRSEDADMKLIDFGLSDFIRPEERLNDIVGSAYYVAPEVLHRSYSLEADIWSIGVITYILLCGSRPFWARTESGIFRAVLRADPNFEDLPWPSVTPEAKDFVKRLLNKDYRKRMTAAQALTHPWLRSESHPIPLDILVYKLVKSYLDATPLKRAALKALSKALTEDELVYLRAQFMLLEPSEDGRVSLENFRLALLGNATDAIKESRVPDILNAMATLSYRRLDFEEFCAAAISTYQLEALEGWEQIASVAFEHFEQEGNRHISVEELARELNVGPTAHSILRDWIRSDGKLSLLGYTKFLHGVTLRSAHMRHH